Part of the Stackebrandtia endophytica genome is shown below.
GTTCAGAGTGACGAGGACGACGTCGCCGTCGACCCCAACTCCGGGGACCTGAGTGCGGGCGAGAGTGACCCGGTCACCGATCCGTTCTATCCCGAGTTCGGCAACGCCGACATCGACGTCCTGCACTACGACCTGGATCTGTCCTATGAGCCGAGCAACCAGGTACTGACCGGGACGGCGACGTTGACGATTCGACCGGTGGTCGACGCCGCCGAGGTGGCGGTGGATCTGGCGAAACCGCTGATGGTCTCGAAGGTGACGGTCGACGACGTCGAGGCGACGTTTCAGCACGAACAGTACGACCTGGTGATCGACACCGCCGTGACCGCGGATCAACCGGTCGTGGCCCGGATCGAGTATTCCGGTGTGCCGCAGACGGTTCCGGCGCCGGCCAAGCGGGGCGACATGTCGATGGGCATCGGGGCGTCGACCAACGCCGTCACCGGTGCGCTGTGGAGTTTTCAGGAGCCGTTCGGCGCGTTGACCTGGTATCCGGTGAACGACCACCCGTCGGATGAGGCCCTCTACGACATCGCGATCACCGTCCCTGATGGATATTCGGGTGTGGCCAGTGGGAAATTCGTCGGACAGGAGGGCGACACGTTCCACTGGACGTCGTCCGATCCGGTCGCCAGTTACGTCACGACCATCGCGGTGGACCAGTACGAACTCACCGAATTGACCGGCCCCAATGGACTGCCGATCACACTGTGGACACTGCCGGAGTACTCGGAGTTCATGCCGGTGTTGGAACGCATGCCGGACATGATCGAGTGGTTGGAGAGCAGGTACGGCCCGTACCCGTTCGATTCGGCGGGCGTGGTGCTGGTCGGTGGTGAGTCGGCCATGGAGACCCAGGAGATGATCACCTTCTCCGGCGACTTCATCAATCTCCCCGGGGTCGACGCCGATTACGTCGCCGGGGTGGTGGTGCACGAGTTGGCGCACCAGTGGTTCGGTAACGCGGTGAGTCCGCGGGACTGGTCGAACCTGTGGTTGAACGAGGGTGCTGCGACCTATATCGAGCAGATGTGGAACGTCGACAACGGGTATACGACCGAGTCGAGTGTGGTGTCGGGTTGGGAACGCGACGACGAGTATCTGCGCATGGCGTACGGCCCACCCGGTGCCGCCGATCCGGACGCGTTCGCGTCGTCGAACTCGTACGTGTGTCCGGCGTTGATGCTCCATCGCATGCGGGATCTGCTGGGCGGTGCGGACAAGGTGGACGAACTGTTGGCGGCGTGGGTGGTGGAGTTCGACAACCGGTCGGTCGAGCGCGACGACTTCGTGGCATTCGTCAACGAGTACACCGGCACCGATCACACCGCGTTCATCGACGAGTGGCTCGACTCCGAGACGACTCCGGAGTAGTCGAACGACCTCCGTTCACCGACCTCCAGGCACCAGGAGTCCGAATCCGGATCGTCGTGCTGGAAAGATGACTCCATGGCGAATTCTTCCGGCTCCGGCCCCGAGGCTGCGCGCGTCACCGATCGCATCCGCAATGAGATCTTGGACGGGGTCAGGGCGCCGGGCAGCAGGCTGGTGGAGCGTGAGCTCGCCGATGAACTGGGGGTCAGCCGGGTTCCGGTCCGGGAGGCGTTGAAGGCGCTGGTCGCCGAAGGGCTGGTGACGTTGCGGCCGCGCACCTGGGCGGTGGTGCGTGAGTTCACCTCCAGCGACGTCGCCGATTTCACCGAGGTGCGGGGGGCGTTCGAGACGCTGGCGTTTCGGTTGGCGGCCCAGCGGCATTCCCGGGACGGCCTGGAGCGGTTGCGCGCGGTGTTGGACGCCGAGTTCGCGGCGGCCGAGGCCGGCGACGCCGTCGCGGCACGTCGGGCGGCAGCGGACTTCCACGAGATGGTCACCGAATTGGCGGGTAATCGTCTTCTCCAGGAGATCGGGCAGATGACGCGCAGCCGGATGCGCTGGTTTCTCGGGCAACACGACGATCTGATCGGGGTCGCGCATCAGCACGCCGAACTGTTCGACGCGATCGCCCGCCGAGATCTCGCCGAGGTCGAACGTCGGGCGGCCGAGCATTTGCAGTCGAGCATGCTGTTCCAGCAGGAGCACGCTTCACGGACGACGCCCGATGAGTGATGATTTGGTATACCGTTCCTACGACCCCACGGCCGGGCCGCGACACGCCGAGCAGTGAGACGTGGGACAAGCCGGAGAGCCACCACGGCGATTTTGGTATACCATTTCGCCATGGAGAAGGAAACCCTGCTCGTAACCAACGTGCGCCCCTGGGGCGCCGCCGCCGTGGACGTACTCATCAGCGGCGACACGATCACCGAGATACGCCCCGCCTCCCGGCAGGCGTCCACCGATGAGACCACCACGGTGGTCGACGGCGGCGGAAAACTCGCGCTGCCGGGCTTCATCAACGCCCACGCACACGTGGACAAGTCCTGGTGGGGTCAGCCGTGGGTCTCCTACGGCGGAGAGGCGACCACCCAGGGTCGCATCGCCCATGAACGCGCACAACGGGACAAGTACGGCATCCCCAGCGCCAACGGCACCGAACGGGTACTGCGGGAGTTCCTCCGCCACGGCACCACCGCGACCCGCACCCACGTCGACGTCGACCTCGGGGTCGCCCTCGACGGAATCGCCAACGTACGCACCGCCGCCGACCGGTTGGGCGGCGCGGTCGAGGTGGAGGTCGTCGCCTTCCCGCAGGACGGGGTGATCCGCCGCGACGGCGTCCTGGCGCTGCTCGACGCGGCCGCCGACGCCGGGGCACACAGCATCGGCGGTATCGACCCGTGCGCCATCGACCGCGACCCGGTGGCTCAACTCGACGGACTGTTCGAGATCGCCGAACGGCGCGGCTGCGGCATCGACATCCACCTCCACAGTGGTGGTGACCTGGCGGCGTTCGAGTACGAACTCATCATCGACCGCACCCGCCGGGCCGGACTGACCGGGAAGGTCAACGTCTCGCACGGGTTCGGGCTCGGACAGTTGGCGACCGACCGTCAGACGGCACTGGTCGAACAGTTCGGTGAACTGGGAATCTCCTGGACCACCGTGGCACCGACGAACTCGGCCCCGCTGCCGTGGCGCACCATGTTGGACCGGGGCATGGGACTGGGCCTGGGCACCGACGGCATCCGAGACCTGTGGTCGCCCTACGGCGACGGCGACATCCTGCAGGTCGCGCTCGACTTCGCCAAACTGCACCGCGTCCGTTACGACGAGGACTTCGTCGGGGTCGCGAAGCTGGCCACCAGTTCGGCCGCCCCATTCGTCCACCGCTCGGTTCACGACGTGACCGTCGGCGCGCGGGCCGACCTCGTCGTGATCGACGCCGAGAACGTCCCCGACGCGATCGTTCGCGCACCGCGCAGGGACCTGGTGATCGCCGGCGGTCGCATCGTGGCCACCGACGGAGAGGTGACGATCTGACATGGGCCACCCGCGACGTCACCGACTCATCATGGCGATGGCGGTCGGCATCGGGTTGATGGTGGCCGTGACCGCCTGCTCCGGTTCGGAGCCGGTGGCCGACTCGTCCACCTCCCCCACCGCCGTGTCCCCGACGACCCCGGAGGCGAGTACCCCGACCATGAACCGAACCGAGGCAACCGAGGCACTGTTCGAGGCCGCCGAGACCGGTGACGTGGAGACGGCGCGGGTGGCACTGGACAACGATGCCGACATCGAGGCCCGTGGCGAAACCGACCGCACACCGTTGATCGTCGCAACCCGAAACAACGCCGTCGAGGTCGCGATCCTGTTGCTGGACAACGGTGCCGACCCCGATGCGAAGGACGGCATCGAGGACTCCGCGTTCCTCTACTCCGGCGCGGAAGGGCTCGACGAGATCCTGCTGGCGACCCTGGAGCACGGAGCCGATGTGGCCAGTACCAACCGGTTCGGTGGGACCGCGCTCATTCCCGCCAGCGAGCACGGGCACGTCAGTACGGTGAAGATCCTGTTGGAGGCGGGGGTTCCCGTCGATCACGTCAACAACTCGTCGTGGACCGCCCTACACGAGGCGATCATCCTGGGCAACGGCTCGGCCGACCACGTCGAGACCGTGCGGTTGTTGATCGAGGGCGGCGCCGACGTCACCATTCCCGACGGTAACGGCACCTCGCCGCGTGACCTCGCCGCCGAACGCGGATACGGCGAGATGGTCTCCTTGATCGAGGCCGCGATGTAGGCGCACGAGATCGGCGTCATGACGTCACCGCGTCGGCGCGTCCGCCGCCGGCGCGGTGGCGTACGGTCGTCGGCGGTCGTCCCGCCGATCGCCGCCGGGATCCCGGCGGGAATGGGTGGACCGCGACGCCTCGAACCGTCCGTCACACCACTGTGGTCGGGCGGTCGAGTCATCTCGTCGAGACATGGAAATGGTGTGATGCGCGATGGCGGGTGAGTCGGCGTGGAGGACTCCCGGCATCCCCTCCCTGTTGGCGGCGACCGCCATCGGATTCTCCGGCTTCGCGGTGTTGCTTCCGACCGCTCCGATGCAAGCGTTGGAGCTGGGCGCGGGCGCCGCCGGTGCCGGACAGGTCAACGCGGTGCTCATGTTGTTCACCGTGGTGGCACAGCTGTCGGTGCCGCCGCTGCTGCGCCGTTTCGGTTGGGGACCGATGTTCACCGTCGGGCTACTGCTTCTGGGACTGCCGTCGCTGGCGATGCCGACCTTCACGCAGATGACCGGCCTGCTGGGCATGTCGGGGTTGCGTGGCCTGGGGTTCGGAGTCGTGACCGTCTGCGGTTCGACGGCGGTGGCCATGCTGGTTCCGCCGGCGCTTCGCGGCCGAGCGGTGGGCGCTTACGGTCTGGCGATCGCACTGCCGCAGTTCCTGCTCACCCCGTTGGCGCCGATGGTGATGGAGTCGACCTCGTTCGTGGTCGTGTGCGTGATCGGTGGTCTTCCGGTGGCGGCGCTGCCCTGGGTGCCCCGGGTGGCACGGCATCTGGGAATGCTCCGGGTTCCCCGCGGTGACTCGGCGGTCGCGACGTCCTGGCCCGGGCTCATCGGTACACTGTGGCCGTCCATATTGGCGTTGATCGTCATCACCGCCGGCGGCGGTGCGGTGCTCACCTTCGCCACCGAGACGCTCAGCGACGCCGGAGCCGCGGCATGGGCGCTGGCCATGTTCACCGGTGTGGCGACCATCGGCCGCTGGCTGATCGGCGGGATGGCCGACCGCTGGGGGCCGACCCGGTTCATCGCACCGATACTTCTGTTGGGCGCCATGTCGTTCGGCGTGTTCGGATGGTCGGCGGCCCAGGGACAGATCTGGCTGACTCTGCTGGCGTCATGCGGGGCGGGAGCCGCCTACGGCGCGCTGCAGAACCTGACACTGGTCGAGGCGTTCGCGCGCGGCGGTGAGGGCTCCCGGGCCCGCACCAGCGTCGCGTGGAACGTCGGTTTCGACGCGGGTACCGGGCTCGGCGCGTTGACGATCGGGCAGCTGGCCGGAGCGTTGACGTTCTCCTCGTCGTTCGGCGTCATGGGTGTCGCGGTGGCCGTCGTCGCCGTCCTGCACGGGCTGCTGGCCATCCGGCCGCTGCGACGTTCGAGACGTCAGTCGCCGTGATCGATGCCGATGTGCGCGATCGTCACGTTCGGGGTGTGCGCGATGTAGACACGCATCCGAGCCGACGGGTCGCGAAGCACCGCGAGCAGTGCGTCGGTGACGCTGCCCGACTCCCGGCCCGCCGCGTCGGCGATCAGTCCCGCGTAGTCGGCGGTCAGGTCGTCGTCGGCCCAGACGGCCTCGTCCCGCAGTGCCTGCGCCACCTCGGCCAGGTTGTCGTCGTCGAGAGTCAGTCCGGTGAGCGCGTCGATGCCGGCGCGATCGACGGTGAACACCGACTTGTAGTCGTTCTCGAAGGCGAGCGCGACCTTCTCCCGCGGTGCCGCCTCAGTGGTTCCCGCCTCGGCGTCACCGGTGGCCGCCTGACCGGTCACCGCCGGGCTGGAGGATTCGGCCGCCGGGTCGGGGCCGGTGCCACAAGCGGTCAGGGTGATGCCGAACAGGGCGATCACCACTGCCAGGGCCGGTCGTCTCATCGATCTTCTTCCCTTCTCAACGGTTGTCATCAGGCGGGTTCGGTCTGCAGCCGGCGACCGAACCGCAGGAGTTCGGGCACCCGAATCATCAACACGGTCAACGCGAGGACGAGCAGGACACTGGCGCCGAGGGTGGTCAACGGCACTCCGACGTGTTCGGCGATCTGGCCCAACACCAGGGTGGCCAGCGGCATGATTCCGATGGCGAGCTCCTGCAGGCCGAGTGCCCGGCCGTGCATGCGCGACTCGGTGGTCATCAGCAGCAGTGTGGTCTGAAGAACTCCGAACGCCGCGCTGGCGAGTCCGACCAGACCCATCAGGGCGAAGGCGGCCGGGACGTTGTACGCCTGGGAGAACAGGGCCCACAGTAGCCCCCAGGTCAGGGTCCCGAGGACGAACATGGCGCCTTTGAAGCGGAAGTCACCAAGCCCGGCGATGATGAGCGATCCCACCAGTCCACCGATGCCCGCGCAGGTCAACAGGGCTCCGAGACCGGCGGCGTCCAGGTTGAGGGACTGCTCGGCGAACACCGGCATGAACGACTGATAGACCGGCCACAGCAGAGTGTTGGCGGCAAGGGTGACCAGCAGCACCGCGACGGCGAGCCGGCTGCGGCCGATGACCCGCAGCCCGCTGGTGACCATGGCGAAGATCGGTTCGTGCTCGGTCGCCTCGATGCGACCGAAGCCGCGCAGTGGAAGCAGCAGCAGGAGGGACAGCAGGTACCAACCGGTGGAGATCCAGATCGCCGCCGGTGCCCCGACGGTCGCGATCATGGCGCCGCCCAGTGCCGGTCCGATGACCTGCGTCATGTTCAGGGCCATGGAGTTGAGTGCGTTGGCGTTGGACAGATTGCCGTTGCCGACCAGTTCCAGGACCAGCGCCGCCCGAGCGGGCTGGGAGGGTGACTGGGCGATGCCTATCGCCAACCCTCCGGCGACCAGCGCCCAGTACGGCAGCATGTCGACGGTGGCCAGCATCGCCACGATCGATACGGCGGTGACCGCCCAGCCGCAGCTGAGCAGCAGCAGTCGGACTCGGTTGAACCGGTCGGCGAGGACACCGGCCAGCGGTCCGAGGAACATGGGCGCGAGGCGGGCGGCGGTGTAGACGGCTACCAGGAACTCGGAGCCGGTCAGTTGGTAGGCCAGCCATCCCAGTACCAGGGTCTGTGTCCAGACGCCGCCGAAGAAGAACATGTTCGACAACCACAGCAGTTGAAACGGACGGTTTCCCCGTAGCGAGGCCACCGCCGCCGACAGGCCTACGTCGGTGCGTCTTGTCCGGGTAGCTCGCGCCATGAACCTGGTTCCTCCTCGCCGAAGCGTCGAACGTGAATGCTGGGCGTCGAGTCACCGGTGCGGGCGCACGGCCCGACCGCATATGTCCCATGTGGATGCAAACCGACCTGGGCGACGTTTGGCCCGGGTCACGGAGGGGCGCGGGGTCGCCCGCGGTCATGACATGACGGGGTCACGACTCACGCCGCGACCAGCAGCACTCAAAATGGTATACCATTTTGGGTGCTGCCTCAACTCGATGGAGCCTCACCGACTCGGCGGTGTGGTGAGACCGGACACGGCGGCTCGGGGGAGGCGCCGGGCTAAACGGCCGCCCGCTCACCGGGCTCCACAGTGTTCAGATCTCGTCGACACTCTCCGGCGGAGACCATCGCTGCAATCTGGTGGCGGTGTGCACCATCAACGCCGACGGTGTCGCCCGCATCAGCGCGTTCCGGATCGCCACCGCGACCGGGTGAGCCTGCTGCGCGATCATCCCGGTGAGGCGAGACTGCCGCCACAGAGCCGTGGTCCGCCGACGCCGAACCGCGTCGTACTCGGCCAGGGCCCGATCGAGAACCGGACCGCTATCGCGCACCCGCCGCAACAACACCACCAGGGTCGCCGCGTCTTCGATCGCCTGCCCGGCGCCCTGCCCGAGATCCGGCGTCATCGCGTGCGCCGCGTCGCCGAGCAGCACGCCGCGCCCGGTCACGAACCGGGTCGGCATCGCCGCCAGGTCGTAGATGTCATGGCGGAGCACGGCTTCCGGCGGCGTGGAGGCCAACAGGTCGTCAATCGGCCGGTGCCAGGAACCGAACCGATCACACAGCACCCGATGTTGGTCCTCGAAGGCGGCCCCGGCCGGTGTCGAGAGCGTGGCGAACCAGTAGACCCGCCGGTCCGGCAACGGAACGATCCCGAACCGCGCTCCGCGTCCCCAGGTCTCACTCGTGGCCTGTCGAACCTCGTCGGACAGGACCTCGGCCGGCGCGGTCACACCCCGCCAGGCCGTGTATCCGGCGTAACGCACGCCCGGGTCCAGTCCCCACGTCCGGCGCGCCTCACTGCGGATTCCATCGGCGCCGACGACCAGATCGAACCGTTCGGTTCGTCCGTCCACCGACACCTCGGGTTCGCCCTCGGCGGACACCAGGGCTCGACTGTTCGGATGCAGGGTGCCCCGATCGAGTTCGGCGACCAGGGCGGCGTGCAGGTCGGCGCGATGGAGACTACGCGCGGTGGTGGCCTCCGACGGCGGGACCGACACCAACCACGAACCGGAGGGGGTGCGCTGTCCGGACCGCAACCGGCCGAACATGTCGCCGCTGACGCCCCGAACCACATTCCCGAGGCCGACCGCGTCCAACGCCGCGAAGGCGTTTCCGAACAGGGTCAGACCAGCCCCGATGGCGCCGGGTTCGTCACGCCGTTCGTATAGGGCCACCTCATGGCCGCCGGACTGTAGCCCGGCGGCAACAACCAGGCCGCCGATCCCCGCACCGATTACCGCGATCCGCATGGACGATCACTTCCTCTACATCTATAGAGTCAGCTTAGGACGGATCGGAAATCGCTGTGACGGGTGGTCCGCCCCGACCGATCCGGACACCCGTCACGGCGACCCGTCGAGGGCTTGCGAGGATCGACCCGACACGGCGGACCGAAGAAACGAGGGCCGGTGAGCAATCGACGATCCCGGATAGCCCGGGCGGGCATTCGAATACTGGCCTCCCGCGGAGTGCGCGCGCTGACGCACCGGGCCATCGACGAGGACCTGGACCTGCCACCGGGATCGACCTCGTATTACGCCCGCACCCGCCGTGACCTCATCAACCTCATCGTCCAGCGACTATCCACACAGGCGCTGGAGGAGCTCGCCGCGCACACCTTTCCCGACCGCCTCACCGTCGATGAGGCCGTGACCATGGCGATGACCACCCTCGACACCACCGCCCAACGGTCCGAGGAACACACCGCCCGATTGCTGCTACTGCTGGAGTGCCGCAACGACACCGAGATACGCGCGGCACTGACGACCTTCCCCACCGTGAACGCCGCGCTCGTGGAGGGGACCCGCTCAATCCTGGAACGGCTCGGCATCGACGAACCGCACCGCCACGCCCCCGACCTCCTCGGGCTGGTCGACGCGATGCTGATGCAGCGAATCATCCAGTCGACGCCGATGGACGAACGTGCCGTCCTCCGCGCCTATCTCACCGGACTGCCACACACGTCACGCGACTCGATGGTGGATGGTTGAGCTCGGCGCCGTTGACGTCCGGCCACGTGTCGCCACACCGAACGGCCGAGAACATGGCCCACCCGGTCCCGACTTCCCCGGTGCCTGCCGCGCTCGACGTCTCACGCCAGACTCCCCCGGGTGAACACGCCTGAAGGCTGTTCCGTAACCGCTGCGGTGTTGGGTGGCGGTCATACATGGTGGGCATGATCTAGGTGTGGATGACTTTCTGGTGGTGCTGCGTGAGGAGTTCGAGGCTGTCGAAGGCAGCTTCATGCTGGCCTTGCGGGGTAAAAGCCTGGTTTGGGACAGGGCCGGGTTCACCCGCTTGGAGCGTGCGATGCGCCGGGCATGTGAATGGTCTCAAGAGCGTGATCGGTTCGATCGTTGGATGGCGGAGGGTTTCTACGATGCCTCTCGCTTTGTTCGGGATTGGACGTCACACCCCAATTTTCCCCGTCCGCAGCCCCAGCAGTACCACCTCGATTGCCTTGACCGCATCGATGACCTGGCGGACTGGTTCTTCCGTGGCTTCCACTCCTACCAAGAGCCACACACGTGGCCGGACCTGTGAATTCGGCGGGCACAGGGGCGCCCGAGCCGACTCATCTGGTCAACGCGAGGTTGTCTACTGCCGACGACGGGGGTATGGCGTCGGCACGACAAGGCGGAGGAGGAGTCAAGACGGGTTGGGCCGCGTTCTTGGCTGGTTCGCGGTGGCGAGGACGACAACGTAGCCGGACACCCACCCGAGCACCGCCTAGCGCAACCGATCGCTCCACTGTATGCATATGACCTATACCGTGTGATCCGATTTGGTACGCACCTCGATGTGAGGTGCGGCGATCCGATCGAAGGTCACCGCCATCCAGTCGATCCAGATCCCGTCAGGTCGACGCCGTTGCCACTTGGCGCTCAACGAATCCGACGTGTCGAAGCTCAGAACGGCACGAGCCTCCTCCAACACGTTGTGGTATCGCCCTTCGGCATCGAAAGCGCCGACGGCCCACTCCACGGTTCCATCCGCGTCGAAAGACGTCTGCTCGAACGTGTCGGGAGAGTCTTCGCGGGGAGTGAAGAACTCCATCGCCTCCTTGCGGGTGCCGAAGATCTCCACGTCGACCCGGTGCACCAGCTGTTGTCCGCCGGGGAACCACTCTGAGAAGCTGTCTTCAAACCTGCTGTTCTGTTGCGCGACGTCCAGACGGGCGCCTCGCGGTGTTGTCGGTGCCCCTGCATACGCAGTGCCTTTTCAAAAGCGCCGGTATGCGCGGACGCCTCCGCCACTGCGATTCACTCGCCCTGGTACCGCTCACGACGAACGAGGTTCAAAGACAGCTTCTTAGACGTCGACCCCCTCCCAGCGGCTGCCGTCATGCTCACCACCGTCGATGATGCGCCCCACCGTCCGCCAGGTCCCGACCAGCCGGTCCAGCGATTCCCTCAGTCCTTCATGGATAGCCATGCGAACGAATGTACCAATCAGGACGGTGGCACTGACACGGTGGTTCGGCTGCGACAACGGTAGACTCGTCGTTGATCGGAGGTGAGACCTGATGTTCTCCCAGCTCTGGCTGCTGGCCCACTTCCTGTTTCTGATGTGCAGTGTCTCCCTCGGCCCGCATCTGCCGGAGTCACCGGTCCACGCCCTCCTGCTGGTGCTGGTGAGCACCATGGTCCTCATCCCACTGATCCCGTGGGTGGCCGACGTTCTGGTTCGTGCGCTGTCGTTGGCGCCCAACGCCCCGCCCGCTGCGGCCACCGTCGTCGAATCCCATGACATCCCGCTACCGACCGCGCCCGGAACCCCCGGTACCACGCGCGCTCGGGCTCCCTCTCTCGTCGCTCACGCCTTCGCCTGAGCGACCTTCCGCGCGACCGTTCGGTCGCCATCGGCAGTCCCGTGCTCGTCGCTCTCGCGAGGCGATCCATCGATCCCGCCGCTAGCGAACGAGACGAGATCCCCGTGCAGCACCGTATGCATCAGCCCCGTATGAGTCAGCCCCGTCTGACCGACGGCACCGTGCCACCCCGAGGCCGACACCGCCACCGGGCGGGAACCACGCGATTCCACATCGGATTCCGCCGTTCGATCTGGGCGCCTCCGCGCCCTCCGCGCTTCGGTTCTCCACCGACGTTCTCGACCACCGACTCCGACCACCGCTGATCCCCCCGCGGTCGTGTCGCCGTGCCGGTCGGCCGCGCCCAACCGTCCACTTTCACCATCCTCTATGGAAGGAACTCCGTGAACATCTACGAATTCGCACCCCTTGAAGCCTTGATCAAAGCCGCGTATTGGCTGGTGACGAGCCTGACCGGGCTACTGGAACCTCTCGTCGGCGATAACGGCGCGGCGTTGGCGATCATCCTCCTGTCGATCGGGCTCCGCATTCTGCTCATACCGGTCGGCAGGTCACAGGTGAAGGCGAGTCTGGTACGGCAGCGTCTCGCCCCGAAGATCGCCGAGCTGCGGAAACACCACGGCGACGACCCGCGACAACTGCAACCGAAGATCATGGAGCTGTATGCCGAGGAGAAGGCATCGCCGATGGCGGGTTGCCTCCCGCTACTGGCGCAGACACCATTCCTGATGGCGGTCTACGGACTGTTCATCCTCCCCACCATCGGTGGGCAACCCAACGAGCTCCTCGATCACGCATTCCTCGGGATCTCACTGGACACGGGCCTGATCGGACAGATCAGCACGGGCGGCATCACCCTGCTGTCCGGCGCGGTGTTCCTCACCATCGTGGTCGTGATCGCGGTGGTCGCCCAGGCGTCGCGTCGGCAATTGGCGCCCACCGTGGCCCCCGAACCCGCCTCACGCCAACCGGGGATTCCCGACCTCTCCGGACTGACCCGAGTCCTGAGCTTCGTCCCGTTCATCACGGCCGTGGTCGCCGCGTTCGTTCCGTTGGCCGCGGCCCTCTACCTGGCCACGACCACCATCTGGACCTTCGTCGAACGTCTGATCCTCAACCGGGTACTCGGCGCCGCCACCTCCCCGCTCGAGGGCACCCGGGACTGAAGAAGGCAGCGGATTCCGGTTTCGGAAGGCGAACCGAATGTTTTCCGAAACCATTCCGAAAGGCCGACTCCGCACGATCGGTGTCCACTCGGACTTCCGTTCACCGACCTCGACAGGAGCCGTCCGTCATGCCCCCCACCGCCACCAGTCCCCCGCCTCCGACGTGGCGGGAGTGGACCGGCCTGCTGCTGCTCGCGTTGCCGCTGTTCATGATGGCCACCGACTTCACCGTGATGTTCATGGCCATGCCCGCCGTCACCGCGGATCTGGCGCCGTCCACGACCCAGACGTTGTGGATCACACACATCGGCGAGTTCGTCGCGGCCGGACTGGTGATCACCATGGGGTGGCTCACTGGCCGGATCGGGCCCCGGCCGCTGCTGTTGACCGCGATGGGCATGTACGCCCTGGTCTCCACGATGGCGGCGTTCTCGCCGAACCCGGAGACACTGCTGGCGGCGCGGGTGCTGATCGGTGCGGCCGGTGGCGCCGCCTCTCCGGCGGCGATCGCGATGCTGCGATCGATGTTTCCCAACGGAAAGCACTTCGGCATCGCCTTCGCCACGTTGATGGGGGCGTTCTCCGCCGGCGGCGCACTCGGCCCACCCATGGGCGGCATGCTGCTGGAGTACTTCTGGTGGGGTTCGGTCTTCCTGGTCAACGTTCCGGTCGCCGCAATCGTTCTTATCGCCGGCCTGTGGCTGTTCCC
Proteins encoded:
- a CDS encoding MFS transporter, which translates into the protein MAGESAWRTPGIPSLLAATAIGFSGFAVLLPTAPMQALELGAGAAGAGQVNAVLMLFTVVAQLSVPPLLRRFGWGPMFTVGLLLLGLPSLAMPTFTQMTGLLGMSGLRGLGFGVVTVCGSTAVAMLVPPALRGRAVGAYGLAIALPQFLLTPLAPMVMESTSFVVVCVIGGLPVAALPWVPRVARHLGMLRVPRGDSAVATSWPGLIGTLWPSILALIVITAGGGAVLTFATETLSDAGAAAWALAMFTGVATIGRWLIGGMADRWGPTRFIAPILLLGAMSFGVFGWSAAQGQIWLTLLASCGAGAAYGALQNLTLVEAFARGGEGSRARTSVAWNVGFDAGTGLGALTIGQLAGALTFSSSFGVMGVAVAVVAVLHGLLAIRPLRRSRRQSP
- a CDS encoding MFS transporter, with the translated sequence MARATRTRRTDVGLSAAVASLRGNRPFQLLWLSNMFFFGGVWTQTLVLGWLAYQLTGSEFLVAVYTAARLAPMFLGPLAGVLADRFNRVRLLLLSCGWAVTAVSIVAMLATVDMLPYWALVAGGLAIGIAQSPSQPARAALVLELVGNGNLSNANALNSMALNMTQVIGPALGGAMIATVGAPAAIWISTGWYLLSLLLLLPLRGFGRIEATEHEPIFAMVTSGLRVIGRSRLAVAVLLVTLAANTLLWPVYQSFMPVFAEQSLNLDAAGLGALLTCAGIGGLVGSLIIAGLGDFRFKGAMFVLGTLTWGLLWALFSQAYNVPAAFALMGLVGLASAAFGVLQTTLLLMTTESRMHGRALGLQELAIGIMPLATLVLGQIAEHVGVPLTTLGASVLLVLALTVLMIRVPELLRFGRRLQTEPA
- a CDS encoding GntR family transcriptional regulator; translation: MANSSGSGPEAARVTDRIRNEILDGVRAPGSRLVERELADELGVSRVPVREALKALVAEGLVTLRPRTWAVVREFTSSDVADFTEVRGAFETLAFRLAAQRHSRDGLERLRAVLDAEFAAAEAGDAVAARRAAADFHEMVTELAGNRLLQEIGQMTRSRMRWFLGQHDDLIGVAHQHAELFDAIARRDLAEVERRAAEHLQSSMLFQQEHASRTTPDE
- a CDS encoding ankyrin repeat domain-containing protein — protein: MGHPRRHRLIMAMAVGIGLMVAVTACSGSEPVADSSTSPTAVSPTTPEASTPTMNRTEATEALFEAAETGDVETARVALDNDADIEARGETDRTPLIVATRNNAVEVAILLLDNGADPDAKDGIEDSAFLYSGAEGLDEILLATLEHGADVASTNRFGGTALIPASEHGHVSTVKILLEAGVPVDHVNNSSWTALHEAIILGNGSADHVETVRLLIEGGADVTIPDGNGTSPRDLAAERGYGEMVSLIEAAM
- a CDS encoding amidohydrolase family protein, which produces MEKETLLVTNVRPWGAAAVDVLISGDTITEIRPASRQASTDETTTVVDGGGKLALPGFINAHAHVDKSWWGQPWVSYGGEATTQGRIAHERAQRDKYGIPSANGTERVLREFLRHGTTATRTHVDVDLGVALDGIANVRTAADRLGGAVEVEVVAFPQDGVIRRDGVLALLDAAADAGAHSIGGIDPCAIDRDPVAQLDGLFEIAERRGCGIDIHLHSGGDLAAFEYELIIDRTRRAGLTGKVNVSHGFGLGQLATDRQTALVEQFGELGISWTTVAPTNSAPLPWRTMLDRGMGLGLGTDGIRDLWSPYGDGDILQVALDFAKLHRVRYDEDFVGVAKLATSSAAPFVHRSVHDVTVGARADLVVIDAENVPDAIVRAPRRDLVIAGGRIVATDGEVTI
- a CDS encoding M1 family metallopeptidase — its product is MTPRVRGVLVGAVSLAVMLTGCASESAPLVQSDEDDVAVDPNSGDLSAGESDPVTDPFYPEFGNADIDVLHYDLDLSYEPSNQVLTGTATLTIRPVVDAAEVAVDLAKPLMVSKVTVDDVEATFQHEQYDLVIDTAVTADQPVVARIEYSGVPQTVPAPAKRGDMSMGIGASTNAVTGALWSFQEPFGALTWYPVNDHPSDEALYDIAITVPDGYSGVASGKFVGQEGDTFHWTSSDPVASYVTTIAVDQYELTELTGPNGLPITLWTLPEYSEFMPVLERMPDMIEWLESRYGPYPFDSAGVVLVGGESAMETQEMITFSGDFINLPGVDADYVAGVVVHELAHQWFGNAVSPRDWSNLWLNEGAATYIEQMWNVDNGYTTESSVVSGWERDDEYLRMAYGPPGAADPDAFASSNSYVCPALMLHRMRDLLGGADKVDELLAAWVVEFDNRSVERDDFVAFVNEYTGTDHTAFIDEWLDSETTPE